Within Telopea speciosissima isolate NSW1024214 ecotype Mountain lineage chromosome 8, Tspe_v1, whole genome shotgun sequence, the genomic segment GGAGGAGTAGGGTTGAATGAGGATGTGGTAAGGGTAGTGATCAGATAAACCTTGAAGATGGAAATTAGCgatggagtgggggaaggaggagagccaagcctcattggagaggaatcTATCTAATTTGCAACCGATGCAATCGAATCCCACTCGGCGATTGTGTCAGGTGAGGGAGGAGCCAGACCAACGCAGGTCCTCAAGGCCGAGGTCCTTGATGCAATCATTGAAGGCAAGCACAAAAGGGAGGTCAATGGGGCGACCCCTGATTTTCTCCGATTGGGATCTGACAACATTGAAGTCTCCACCCACACCCCAAGGAAGGGAGTCCATTCCCGATTTAAAGAGGGAGAGGTCAGACCAGAAAGAGACACGGTTAGCCACTTGGTTACAAGCATAGACCATCGAAATGAAGAAGGGGATAGGGGAGTTGGGGGTGGATAAGCATAGATGGAGAAGCcgggaggaggagaaagagatggaaataTGGATTTTGGATGGATCCCAAAAGATCCAAATGCGGCCATTGGGGGAGTGGTTGTAGTTGGAGAGGAAAGACCAGGAGGGGGCGATAGCTGCAGCTATACGAGGGGCATTTTCTTGAAGGATTCTGGTTTCGAGAAGAGCATAAAAAGATGAGTGAGTAGAATTGATGAGACCTAATGTCGTGGTGCTTTGCCAAGGAGTTGATGCCCCTGACATTCTAGATGAAGCCAGCAGACATGGGGACTAGAAGGAGAGGGGCAAAGGTTTCCGAgagggggcacttctgtacctCCTACGGGAATAAGCAACGGCTGGGCTGTTGACAAAAGGCTGGCAAGGGGGGAGGGGTCAAACCGAACAGAGGGGAGGAGTGGGGTTTTTAGTAGGTAAGGTTATAACccggggggggagggaggggtgaAGGGTAAGGCGGGGGAAAGGGTATCGATGGAAGAGGGAATGTTGGGGTCAAAACTAGATCGGGCCAAGGTGGGAGGGTGGGAGGGTTGGTGTAGTCTTTTCGGTAGAGATGGGTTGGGGGTTTAATTATGGATAGGTTGTAGGAGAAAAAAGTATGGGTGTGGGCCGGGGTTTGAGAGGGGGTAATGGATTGGGCTTGGGGGGGTGGGCTTGGGTGATACGGGTGGAATCGTTAATGGGCCAGGGATTAAACTAGGGGGTAGGAGAAGAGGGGGGAAGTGGAGGGTGGCACGTGGCAAGGTATTGGGGAGAGAAGGTGGTAGGTGGAAAGGATCCAAGGACAGGGTCCAACATGGGGATCGAGGGGGGATTGGGTAAAAGGGGAGGTAACAGGGATTGGGAATTAAGGGGGGAATTTGGTAAAGGTGGAACAAATCTTTTAGTAGGGGAGGCTCGTCTTGCACGAGAATGGCGTCTAGGATCCAACCAAGACTGATCCACAACAGGGGCCATGGCAGTGGAAGCCTGCTGATTCTACGGCCTGCTAAACGATACATCAGGGGAACTTCCAAGTACAGCGATGGATGCTTCACGAGGCGACAGAGGCAGCTGAGGAGCCCTAACATGTTGAAGAGCCATAGTAGGGGAGACAGACAGGGGGTCTGATGTGCTAATGGGAGCCCTGGAGTGCAAAGGGATCTCGACATCCGAGCTAGGTAAACAGTGGCTGATGGAAGCCTGGTTCATCAAAGGAGCTGACGATAGCGGAGCCAGAGACACAGGGGCAGAGCATGCTAGGGGACCTCGGCGTCAGGAGCCAAGGGTGCCTCGATGGCAGAAGGGGAACCAGAGGTGGAGAGACCATGTCAAAGGTGAACGTTCCGGTTGCGATTGGAGCTTCTTCCACGACGACAACGATTGTGAAGACTACGGGTAGAACTTCTTCCACAAGCAGGGGGTCCAGAGGAGCCAGAAAGACCACGCGAAGCAGGGGCTTGCACAGTTGTGGAACTGTGACCATTTGGGTGGTCATCGAAACCAGAAGGAGGGTCCAAATCAGTGGATGGCACTACAGGGCAAGTTGAAACCATCGAAGGGAGGGGAGCTTTGCCGAAACATTCTATGGAATGATGCCCAAAAACCTTGCAGTGTatacaggggggggggggatccaaTCGTAGTGAACCGGTTACTTGAAGCTAAAGCCATCGTTTTCTACGATGGTGATGGAGGAAGGAGGGGGGCTTGTTGCAGAGACGGCGATGCATAACCTTGCGAAGGAAAGTATGACCATCTTCAGCGTACGAGCGTTGGTATACAAAGGGTAGCCCACGACAGAGCCAATCCTGCTAAGACATTCTTGGCCCCAGTACTGGAAGGGGAGACTGGGGAGAGAAATCCACAAGGGAATGGAGCTGAAGTCGACCTTGTGGAGCTGGATGTAGGGGGTCCACTGGCGAAGGAAGACAGGTATGGTGCCACCGAGCCAAGGGGCACCATTAAGAGCTCGAGCCTTGGTTTCTTCCGAgaagaatttgaagatgaagacgCCTTTGTCGAGGAGGAAGATGTCCAAGGTACCATGAGCCTTCCATTGCTTTGAGAGGGAAGCTTTGATAGTGTTAAAAGACGGCCTTGAACTGAAGAAGGGCCCAACCAGGCACAATTGCCATTTAGAGATTTTCGGAGAGAGGAGGTTGCTGGGGCAGAGGGCAAAGGAAGAGCCTTCATCGGAGGAAGGTTCCACATAATGAAGGGCGAGACCAGAACTGGAGGGGAGGGgttttgagagagaagagaggccCAAGTTTTGGGGCCGAGAGGGAGTACAAAAGTGGAGGTGGTGTGGAGGGCCTAGGAGGTGGAGATGGCTGGCATGGTGGGTACAGTGGACGAGGGGTTGGTGGAGATGGAGGAAATGATGGAAGCGGAGGTGGAGGAAATGGTGGAGGGGGTGGTCGATGAGGTGGTGGCAGAGGGGTGGGGGTAGGCAGAGGAGGGAACATTCAAGCGCAAACCATCAAGGTAGGAAAAAATGGTCTGTTACAAGAATTACTTCATCATTTTCTTACTTGACAGCAAAATAAGTGAATTCGAGTAGTAGATCCAAATAATTAGAGTTACATaagtaaatatataaataaataaactttcaTGAGCTACAGTACCTTTTGTGAACTTTCCTTTAATCTCCAAGTCGgtctattggatatggttcaTTTCGaattttgattatttatttgCCTTGTTATGGCTGCTTTTTTTCGACGAAGCTGAACTGAAACCGATTTACATACTGTATAACAAAAACCAACAATAAATCAAAACAGAACCAACAATAAACCATATAGCTGGAACCAATTGCAAAACCGATCAAACGAACGGATTAACCGGTTTAATTTGTCTGTTTGAAACTTTTAAACCGGTTAAtcagttcggtttcgatttatgtCCATTACATCTTGAACcgaaacacaaaaaaaactGATAAACACCCTTATCTCCTCCTCCcccgcgcccccccccccccaaaaaaaaaaaacaaaacccataGCTTTGTTTTTGCATGGAGGGATGATGCTAACGTGGGGCATTGAAAATGATGTGCAAGCAGAAAAGGAAATGTGTCTGTACAATTCGAAGATAATCAGCTGTGAGGGAGAATCTCTCTTGTCCGCATATAGGTCAAAAATTGTGCAGGCAATTCAGCAAGAAGGGACTGAACAATTGATATTTCTCCACCTGCAAATGTTTTAAGTGAGGTTACTGCTATCTAGTCAATTGCCAATGGAAGTGAAAGTTCGGAATAGCtggttttcctataaataatcTATACAGATACTTTACTTTGCACATCCCGAAATGGAACGAACTGCACTATATCACGTGATGCAACCTGTCCAGTCGAGCTTTCAAGCCTCTCACATTTATCGGCATCCAATACCTGCACAAAGAAAAATCACATAGAAGCTGAGCTGCCAAGTGCAAGAGAGAAGTCATCTTTGATTTGCCTCCAACGAGGAAGGGGAAGTATGGGAATACAATACCTCCATTTCTTTGAAGTCAGCCCCACCAACTCCAACAATGAGAACTGACACTGGCAGATCTGATGCCTTCACCAGGGCATCTTTTGTTTCTTGAAGATCTGTTATTACACCATCCTGAACAATGGGAACACAAATTAGAGGCAGTGGAGCATCAAGTAAAACAGGCATATCCTGAGCTTATCGTGGTTATACCCTCGGGACATCAACTGCTGTCCCTGGCATGTGCTAGGGGTGCAACCCACCATTTGATCATCTCTTCTTGTGATAGATATTTTATGCCACAAAATTTGATTTCATAACCATATGATAGAATTTATAACATTCTCTATGACAACTAGATAACTTAGAAATTCAGTTccacaaataaataaaaggtgAAATCTTAGTGTCACAGACCTTAGGGATTTGAATGTCTTGAGGGGGTCATGTCATAGATGACCCCCATGACATCTCATCAATAAACTTTCAACGTAAAATGAGCATGGTCAAGGGTTAAGACGTTTCCAAATTACAAGAATGCCAATCCACTATAAAGGAATCTAggagcatttctgtaattttactGTCAAATTGAACTCAAGTTTAACACACTTCTACTTCTTGAGTTGAAATTTCACCAATGAGATGGGTGTGAAGCCCTCTATCACATGGCCCACCCATGTTTGACATATTACAGTTTTGGGACATGAGGCATGTCACACTTCTCCTACTATAGTTATTGACATTTGTTTCTGGCACATAAAAACCTAACTGGAAATAAACCTCAAATGGTAGGTTACACTCCACATCAATGGTAAAGGCATGACTGAAGTTAATGGCAGGCCATTTTCTTACTTACCGTGATTATTAGTAGAACAAAGTACTTATTTTGGTTATTTGCCAGTGAATGGCTGGCTATTGAAGCAGCACTGTTAACCACTGGCCCAAATAGGGTTGGCCCTGCGAGGGATACATTATTAAGGGCACTTGTGTAAGCCATCATGATCCCTTGGATACCTTCAACCTGGAAAAGATAGAAAGGAAGCTGCTAAGTAGGACGCTTTTATCCTGGAAATAGGAAACTTGTGCTAATTCACGGCGATGGATTAAAAATAATACAAGCTTGTTAGCTATTTTTCACCTCGCAGTGGTAATTGCTTCCGTTCAAGTTGAAGCAATGAGAGACGGGTCCATCAATTGGTCGAGCTCCAAAACCCCAGGCAGGAAAGCGCTTATCTGAATCATAAAATTGCAACACCTCTCCAACCTCCAAGATTGCCTGCAAAATAATATGAAACTTCAATAACCTAGTTCCAAAACGGATAAAAAACTCAATAAGAAATCAAAATAGCAAAGACCAGTTCCTCACTCTCTGATATGCATTTGGCCGGCCTGAGGGGTCAATATAATGCAAGGAATCTGGGAGGCGAGGGTTTCCATTTGAAGCTGATAAGAGAAATCAGGATTAAATATTGGTATCTTGGCCACCTCAAAAAATATGCGTAGCGGACATGTCTTGGATGATATACAATGCAAAGATCTTTGTATTGAAACTATGAAAAAGGTTACTTTGAAGAACAGAAAACatggtattttttattttattttttttccaaaagtCTGCAAGTAGACATCCACTATGAGAAAACCAACtaaattggggaagatgaaaaGACAGCAGTTTGGAATCATCATCTGGATAGTCTCACCAAGGAGATCTCACAGGTCAGAAAACAATCCAATCATAAGTGTTTACCCATCCAATCTGTTACTTTGTAACATTGACATCAACTGCCCATCAAAAAAATTGGAAGATATAAAGTATTTGCATCGGTCGATTTGGCCATACTTCAGACCTAGAGATCTCCATTATAAAACCCATCAGAAATTACTCCAGGCTCCATCAAGTTACATGTGTGGTGGGTGCACATCCTTCCATCTAAAGGTGATGGTATTTATTATAGTTACAGTGCATACAGTGTTCAAGTATGGAACATGAGCCAATCTCAATGTCCAATAATCAGATGACAAACTAAAGCAAACTTAAGTACCTGTAAAATCAATAGCCACCATGAAGTTAAGTTCACAACCACCAGTAATATAATCCAAGAAAGTATGTTGAACACTCTCAGAATATTTGTCCACATATAGCTTGCTATTTAATGCCTGAAACAGAAGTTAGCAAACTTGTCAGTGAGAAAATAATTTGCTAATAAATGAATGGGAGCATACATATGATCCAAATGACCATAACCTTGTTGGAGCAATTATGTCCAACAGCAGTTGGAAACATTAAATTTTCTCCCACCCCACAACTGTGAAGCTTCTCCAACTCTGCCAATGATTTCTGAAGTTTTCTGTAGGTCCATTAAACATTAGCAAAATCAGAATCCAgtcaataaagatagagaaaaaAGATACAGAAAAATATTTGTCCAATTACCCAATAAGATCATGTTTTCCATTGCTATTGAAGTTGAAGCATTCTGCAATTAACGGAGTGTCCTGGACATTAGAAGTATCAAATGATCAAAGATGTAAATATAAACAGGAACCACAATATCTTTCAGGCAAAAACCCAACATCCATCTCCACGACATGCTCTGCACGTGTGGTACATAGAATCATCGATATTAACTAGAAAAGAAATTGATCCACTCCTTGGATGAATCATAGCCTCAAAATGCATCAACTTGAGAATCTCAACATTCTGATTCAAGAAAATACAAATGGCTAATACAGATGGAAGTACACAATCACTAAGAGGTCAGGAAAAGGTCCATGAATCAGATAATTAAGATGGGATTGATGGGTGACATTGGGCTTGTATCCATCCAGTGAGTGATTAAGACTCAAAATGGTTCACATGTCCAAAGTGTACAACACATGCCTTGAACAACAAGAGGTTGGGTCTTAACCAAGGGACACTGCAAAAAATTACTAGCTCATGAGGAAGAGTTGCTCATGCCTTGCTTCCAACTTGCTGCATATTCAAGAATACTGGCTTCCATGTTGGATTGAGATCATTCTTTTTTACTTGTGTCTTACAAACTTGAATAGGGCTCCCACTCTCCACCATTTTCGATATTACCAAAAAGGGGTCCTGCAATACAAGACAGACCATTAACATTATTGTAGAAACAACATTCAAACATTACTCAAGGTGGGAAATAACTACGGGCAGACCCGTACAGATTTTGAGAACAGATCCTTATTTTCTAGATCTGTGCACCGTAAGACTATCTCTGCTGTAGTCTTTGACCCTACACATTCTTCAGCCCGAACAGTTAGTTCTCCTAAGTTTCGGTGATGTGCAGATCCAGCAAATTCCTCTCCATGTACAATATTTAGTGTCAATGAACGAGTTGGTCTAGTAACTATCTGCACAAATAGGAAGAAGGCAAGAGTATGCTTGCAAGTAAATAAAATATGCTTCCAATAGACACATATTTCCTGGAAACATATTATGTTTCCAAAAAACAAGCGTAGCAACTAGATTGCCAGGCCCCGTTCCATATGAAAAAGTAAGAAGAACAGAatcagtgagagagagagagtagtgtCCAGGTGTGTGTCGTAGTAGCATGACCCACAGGACAACAAAATTCTCTGAATCCATTTTCACTAAAATGATCAAACGGTTAATCAGTTTCCAAAAACATTTGTCATCATTTCATATAATGGAgattaaaaatttcatctacCTTGGATCATAGTataattttccaaatgatgAAAGTAAGAATTCTAAAAATATATTGAAATCCAACAACTAAGAGATACATTCGAGAATTGTTTGACAGACACAAAGCATCTATATTACATGAACAGAAACATGCTCATTGACCAGGAACATCCAAGGTAGGCCACCTCCAAGATTTGAAATATAATAGAATCATCCATTACCAGCCACCATGTGGGACCCCAGTATCTGTGTCAATGTCCACATTACACACATCTCTCTGTAACCTATGTCATTTTGAATCAGGAGGCATGTTGGATAGCCTGCATCCATACAGACACCCACCCATGTCCATTTTATGTAGTGTTTGGACAAGAAAATCCTTTGATCAGACACATGGTTAAGTTGAATTTTATCACACTTCCAGGATGCATGTAATACAACAGGTGGCATATCAACTGGATGCTCCAGGTTGGCTACCATGGTTGCCATATAAATCATGGAGAATCTGAGGTCATAATGACATTGCAACCTTGAGCTTGGCACAACATGGTTCAGTGATTAAAAAACAGTCAAGTCGTGAGAAGGCCAAACCTGAGACAAGGGACAAGTAGCCTCCCCAATGAATTGTTGCTCATCCAGTCTAAGCATCTGCATAAGTTTAAAAGTAATCATTATAGATTTAATATTTTAGCCTCGCAAAACCTTAACTCGTGTATCTTTCACATGTaaaatcatagttatcaaggcaatgcctaggcatccaggctccttggtcgccttgggtgCTTAGGCAGtcaccttggatgccttggtccaccttgttggtgtcaccttgattttggaccctctccaacgccttggtcgcctttccgccttgataactatgtgtAAAATGTATGCATTTTAAGCGAAAAAGACAACCAACCCATCTAACACTATCCCAATGATAgctcaaaataagaaaaaattatcAAGTTTCGTAACCAGTAGgtattcttttctttcctttttttcctcttgTTCTTGAAGTAGGGCATACTAGGTTTTCAGAACT encodes:
- the LOC122671848 gene encoding protein BONZAI 1-like, with protein sequence MGNCCSDDGGGRSAVGGTAAPLNNLSGGPNDAVDYFLKSRGYHGLFTQIELSLSASNVQDQDVFSKSDPMAVLYAKGRDGKLDEIGRTEVILNSLNPVWITKHTITYHFEVVQSLVFRLYDVDTQFHNVPVKMLRLDEQQFIGEATCPLSQIVTRPTRSLTLNIVHGEEFAGSAHHRNLGELTVRAEECVGSKTTAEIVLRCTDLENKDLFSKSDPFLVISKMVESGSPIQVCKTQVKKNDLNPTWKPVFLNMQQVGSKDTPLIAECFNFNSNGKHDLIGKLQKSLAELEKLHSCGVGENLMFPTAVGHNCSNKALNSKLYVDKYSESVQHTFLDYITGGCELNFMVAIDFTASNGNPRLPDSLHYIDPSGRPNAYQRAILEVGEVLQFYDSDKRFPAWGFGARPIDGPVSHCFNLNGSNYHCEVEGIQGIMMAYTSALNNVSLAGPTLFGPVVNSAASIASHSLANNQNKYFVLLIITDGVITDLQETKDALVKASDLPVSVLIVGVGGADFKEMEVLDADKCERLESSTGQVASRDIVQFVPFRDVQSGEISIVQSLLAELPAQFLTYMRTREILPHS